The Bacteroides ovatus genomic interval TTTCCGCCTTAGAAAAGTTTAATGCATCTACATATTCAATACCCTTATCTTGGAAAAATTGCTCTAAGAGGTTCACAGAGATCATCACTTGTTCTGCAAGTTTAGGAGAATATGTAGCTGTATATGAATTATTATTTGTACAATTATAATGGTATAGTGCATCATTTATACTGCATACTTTTTGAGCATAAAAAGTTAACCTAGGCATCTGTTGATAATCTTCAGCATTATTTATTCCTTCAAGAGATTGAACATCATTATCAATATATAAGCATAGTCGTATAAGTCTTGCCCAAACACTTACTGGCACTTTTTTTCTTAATAACTGCAAAGTCATCTCTTTAGGAGTATTATATATAGGAGAAAACATTGTGGAGAATTTCCCTTTAGGCAGATGAACAATTGTATTGCATGTAACAATGTCAGCATCGTTTTGTCGTTGTGCACTAACAAGTTTTTCTACCATATCCAACTCTACAAAATCATCTGAATCTACCCACATTACAAATTCTCCAGACATCATACTAACAGCCTTATTTCTTACTGCTGACGAACCAACATTTACAGGTTGCCTTACTATTTTAACCTGCTGCATCCTAGCAGGATAATCCTCTAAAGTAGCTTTAAGTATACCAATACTATCATCTGGAGAATTATCATCAATAAATATATATTCTATATGAACATAAGTTTGTTCAAAAAGACTCCGGGCACAACGTTCAATATAGGACTCAACATTATATATCGGTACACCGATAGATACTAATGGATTCATAAATAAATTCTATTACAATGAAAGCCAAGAAGGAGGAAATATTTCAGGAATTTCATCTCCAATCCATTTCTTTGGCTTAATAACTAATTCTTTTTTATTTCCTAACATTGCCCCCCAAAAACTAAATGTGCTGTTGGCTATAATACTAGCCGTACATAAGGACATTAAATACATATCCAAATAACTATTCTCCTTCTTATTCCAATCTATATAATAAGCATTAGGTATATTCAGATTCACCTTAACCCACGGAATATCATCAGAAAACACAAAAAACACAGGTTTTTGGAACTTCTCTTTCATTACACTTATAGCCGACTCATAATATTGAGGCGTACAAGACTGTAAGAATAAGTCTTTACGACAACTATCGCAATAATCTCCTCTTCTCACATGCACTGATACTGAGTTCGTATTTCGTATCAAAGAGAGTATATCATCATTTTTCTTATTTAGAAATCCCTCTCTGAATCTCATTTTATCTACATTATTCTGGAAGTATTCTTTGTTTTGCCAATATCCGTCAAAGTAAACTTTCCAAGGCGAAAGTTGATCCTTCCCTATAAAATATTTTAATCCAAGCCCTCCCAAGGCTCTAATAAAAAAGGCAGAAGCATCACTTATAACAGTATGGGGCGGAAGTTGAATATCAAAAACCTTATCAACCTCAAGCCCATTATGTTTGTTGAGAATATTTCTGTTGTAATATCCATAAATATTTTGATTAGGATAGTTATCTCGAAGATATAAATAAAATAAATATTGAAACATCTGATTTCCGAGTCCAGGAGTAAATAAAACAATTTTCATGAGTGAATTTTATATTTATTATCGAAGCTAATTCCTACAATTACAATACCTGTTCTCCATATTACTTGCAGCTTGCATTTTTGGACTAAATATCAATGCATTCATCAAGGCAAATGGAATCCCCATAAGACCAGAGAACAGAAGATGTCCAGCGAAACATGATGCTGCAAGTATAAAAATATCCATTCCGAAAACAAACTTGGCATATTGACTTTTCTCCCTGTACCTAAAAGCTTTTACAATGAGAGAAAAATAAAATGAATAAACAATAATTAATCCAACGATTCCATAGTTGAGTAACGTATCCGCTTGATCCATTTCTACAGTTCTAGCTCCCCCCATTCCAAATAGTTTAACTACAATATTCCCTTCTTCCCACTCTACTCTCTCTTCCTCCCAAAAAGTATCACGTGAAGAATAGATGGCATTTACCCCATCTTTATCAAAGAAATACGTCCAACGATCAATTGCACCGCTATACTCAAGCAATGCATAACCACAGTATGATACCACGCATATTATAGAAAGTAAGACGATTAGCTTTATTTTTGACATTTTCAAGAAAGAACGAAAAATGCCATATTTCATGTGTACAAATGGAACTAGAATCAAACTTGTCAAAACAAGAAGTATGCCCGCCTTTGTTGTAACCAATAGAGCCGCTATTAAAAAAAGCAGGTTAACAACCAAAAGAATAATCTTCTTCGTAACATACCTATTATAAATAAAATAATAAGAAACACCATATAGAACAGCTTGCATTCCAGACATCTCATTGTGAGCATACATAAATCCCTTACACCCCCAACCTTCACCATAGGCATAATATCCTACTCCCAACAACCCACTATAAATATTCAACAAAAGTACAATAGAATTTATATAGAATATCACTTGTATATCCTTTTCTTGTATACTTTCCGATTTAAACACAACAACTGCAGCATAATATATAAAAACAACATTTACAAATTTCAGTAAATGGTTTATGGTTGGAACTATTTGAGAATCCGTATTAAGAATGACAAGTAATAAAAAAGCAGGAATATAAATTACAGTAAAAAACAGTAATCCTTTGAATCTTGGCGATGAACATAATATTTTAAAAGCAACTGACAAAATAAACGCCTTAAAAATAATGCCAATGGAAGATTCCATTCCCTTATTAAGAAAAAATCCGTTTATAGTATCCACTATAACCAAAAAGAATAATGGCTTCACTAGTAATTTACTGTCACATTTTATACTCATTATTCGTTCAATTCATTTTATTTTCTCTCGAAAAGACAACATCTTTTTCCAACAATATTACACACCCAATCAGTCATCTTATCAAAAACAGCATCCAACAAGTATCTCCTTATTAATTCAATATAAAAGTGACTAGAAGCATGATGATGGAATACAACAAAGTTCCAATCAAGTTCTTAAACATTTTTTTGCTCAACAAATTAACGAATTTATGAATATAAGGAGATATAAAGAAAATAATACTAACTATTAGCGCATGACAGCAGAAAGCATTTTACGTAAAACTTTCTTCATCCATTCAGGTAATATTGCTATAAGCTCCGACTTAACATTAAGAGGATATGTCAGAACCGTTTTAAAGAACGACTCCAAATCTTTTTCATCTAAACGCTTATATATTATATCACGCATATCGGGCCTTGGTGTGGGGGCAACCAAGTTTCTCTGGAATTTCATTACATCATTTAATGACACTTCTTCCATATCAAACAGACTCTTAAACATAGGTATAAGTGCCATGACATTAGGAGTGTTTAAAATAAGACAGGATACTCCTTTCTTTGAAAAAAAATCAGGAAGTATCGACTCTATACCCCAAAAATCACCAATTGTTACATCTCCTACACGCTCTGGTCTGCTATACGAACAACGGTAACAACATTCACGATATGTATCACCTTTAAGAAAATGATAATAATAAGGGTCTATGACACAACTTCTCGTTTTTGTTTTTGTTTTCGTTTTTATTTTAACATTTAATCCCCAGCCCGAACTTTTATCACGAAAATTAAAATCAATTATCGGCTCTCCATATCTATGCTCGAGCCATTGAATATAACTTTTGAAAAGTTTAATACTAGGAACCCCGTGGCATATCAGATCAATAGTCAACAGATTAGATTTGTCTACATTTCCTAAAAAAGAGTTCAATCCTGCGATTTGACATGGTGTACCACTATATAACACTTTAATCCCTTGACTTAAAAGACAACGAACCTCTGAATAAGTATGCAATGTATCGCTTTGAACATATTTTGAACTTTGAAGCGAAGGGAGATCATCCAAGCTCCTAATAATTTTATGCCCAACATTCCATCCTTTATAATAAGATGCTCCAACACATACTCCATTTTGTTCCAAAAAATATCGTGCCAATGCTGCAAATGCTCCTCCTGATGCACTTTTATAAAGCTCTTTATCATTTTTAGATTTTACAGCAAAAACCTTTTCGGATAGTGGGTAAACTTTCAAATTATTTTGTGGACAACGTCTTTGGCATAATCCACAATCCACACACTGATCTAAATCGATAAAAGGCTCAAGAAACCCTTCAGACGAAAATTTCATTGAAATGCAAGACTTCGGACATACTTGTTCACATGTTCTACATCCTGTACAAAATTCTGTTATATTCTCCATTATTCAATAGCTCTATAAAGAAAGTCATCCCCTATTCTTCTGTATCTCGCAAAAATAGCATTCACTTCTTCCCAATTGATAGGATCGTTCCCCATTACACGCCAATCTTCAGAGTTTATTACATGTAGCCGTTCGAGATTAGTTAATTTCAATAAGTCTTCTATACGACCTGAAAAACGATCAGGATAAATACAAATTGGGGTTGTATTGAGATTAAGACTAAATGCCGTAGCATGAAAAGAATCAGTTATCACATAATCTGCAAAAGCAATATAAGATGGAAAATCAAATGGTTCTGGCAAGAAAAGCAATTTTCCGCTTTTAAATATCTGATGGACATTAGCACCAAAACGAATCAACTTCAAACCTTTTTGGCGGGCGAAAGATTCTGCAAAGTCATTAAACCAAGGATGTTTATTCAATTGATAAACCAATACATAATGTTCTTCGGAAGGCTTTCGTATATACCTATGCCAAAAAGCAGCATCTAATTGTAATGTAGGATCCAAAACATGAACAGATCCTGAAATACCCAACTCCTCTATGATTTTCACCCCACTTTCTTCACGTAGTGAAATAGCAGCATATCTTAATAAATATTTTCGTATTTCTTCTTTTTCAGAATCTTCCAAAGATGTTTTTCCAAAACTGGCTGCGTATGATATCTTTTTAATATTATCCGGGCAAAAAGTCAAAAAATATGATTTCAAAATTCTCCCATACCATCCACTATTCCATGTCTGATCACTGCCGGTACAATAAATATCCGCATCTATCTGTAATTTATCAAAATCATCCTCACAATTTAACACAGGACCTCGAGAAGAAATATTATCATTACGAAACTGTCCAAAAACTTTATCCTGACGCCATAAATAAAAGAAATATAGTATCGATTTTATTGCCTTTTTAGCTAGACTGTCATTCCTGGTTGCCATCTGGACTCTTTTCCACAAACTAACAGAAGAAAGACGTCTATAATCAATAATATTAGTAATCAATCCCAGTCTCTTAAAAATTTCTTGAGTTGCAAATGTTTGAAGAACAGAACCATAATTAGGCACATCATGCAATGTTAAAATTGATATTCTTTTCTGAATCGACATGTAACCATACTATTTTCCGCCACGCCAATTTTATCGGCTGTCTTTCAGCCGATAAAATAAAAATGCCCGTAAGAAAATATTTTTGTTTTAACATTCCGGTTTATAGAAACATGGCAGAAGAGCCTTCTTGTCGCAGTCCTTACCATGAAGAATACATTCAAACAAGTGTTTCAGGTAATTCTGAGGGTCTATGCCGTTCAACTTACAGCTTTCTATCAGAGAGAAGGTGAATGCAGAGTTTTCTGCCGCATCCTCACTGCCAACGTTCATACAGTTCTTGAGCAGCAGCTTTACAGGTTTCATCCTTTGCTCACAGAGGTTGTTCGAGATTTCTGCTGAACCGTCCTTGAGGATATTTCTCAAGGATTTCCACTGGTTTATCGTATAGTTCACGGCCTTTCTCATCAGTTCGTTAGCCATAATCTTCGCATCCTGCATCATAATGACCACCTTATGATGGATACGTTCAAGAATCGGTCCTGTTAGCTTAAGCCTTCTTTCCTTAATCTGCTCACCGCTGAGTTTCATCATACGGAACAGGTCTTCATTTCTGAACATCTCACCGATAGGATCTATTATGTCCATCGCTGTTCTGTCTGAAGGCAGGGCATCAACCCACAACCTTCTACAATGCGTCCAGCATCCTATATGAAGCACCTTTGAGTCGTCTCCGTCAAACATCCTGTAAACCGTATATCCGTCAGTGGATATGGTTCCCATAAAATATTCCAGGAATGATTTTGCCGCATCGGACGACCTGCTGCCGTTATTATAGTGATAATAGACCATCTTAATATGCTTGGCAAAGAAAGCCCATAAGTACTTTCTCCTGTAAGCCTTACCTTCCTTTGTTTCCACTCCAACAAGCTCAGTAGTCTCATCAACCATAAGGTAATTAGCTCTCTGTACAAACTCCTTGAAGACATCTTCCATGAACTCCCTTAGTTTGGCGATTCCGTTATGGATATAGCTGTTCAGCGTGGTATTGCTTATGTGGATACCCTCTCTTGCAAGCAGTCTTATCTGTCTGTTCTCAGGCATGCTGAAGTCATATTTCAGACAAAGCAGACGGGCAAGCAGTTCAGGAGAGAAGATACCTCCAAGGTTTTTCAGCGGATGTTCCATGGTGCTTGTGAAAGTGCCGTCCGCAAGCTTTACCCTTGCCACCTTGTAAACATGCTCCACGTTATAAGCCCTTACATGTTCTATGACCCTGTATTCCCACACATCAGGCATACCGTTGCGGTTCATAAACCGTCCCCCTTCTGGAAGCGTGTAATACTCGTCCACTTCATGTACTACCACCTTGTCAACTTTCAATTTTGTTTTCCCGGCACGTGGTGCGGTTTCCTTTCTCCTTGAAGGTTTGCTGTTCTGGGCAGGTATGTTGCCGGAAGAGGTATTGCTGCCGGTTTCGTTATCATCGGTCTTATTATTATCATCCTTCCTGTCAGAACCGTCATACTCGGATTGTTCCAGAGCGGACTTGTCGAGATTACGGTTGTTCAACAGCCTTCTTTGCTCGGAAGTACGGCCGAAACGGTGTTTCCTGCTGTCCTCAAGCTGAAGTCTGAGATTGGAGATCTCGTTTGCCAGCATCCTGTTCACCTCATCCTTTGCTTCAAGCTGCTTTCTCATAAGTTCCATTTCTTTCCTGTAATGTTCAACCGTGGTTGACTGCTTTTCGATGGTATCTTTGAGATCATTGATGGTATCTATCAGATTTTTAGAGTTCTCCCTGTTGGATTCTTCAATAGACTCAAGCCTCGCAATCAATTCTTTATTCTGTTTGCGAAGACCTGCCTTTTCCTCATTCGCCAGACCCAGCTGGCAGCAAAGTAACTCGTATGCTCTTTCATCAATCATGATATAAAGGTACGAAAAATCAGGCACTTACGCAAACTTTTTACCGTTTATTTTTTATACTATCCTGTTGATAATCAGTATGTTAATATTAGCCTTTCGGACTAACGTACATCTTGTCAACTACAATGCTTTCCGTAAGATAAGCCATGTCCGACCACTGTATCCGGTAGCACCTGGAGACTTCATCAAATACAGGTTTCTTGAATTTGCCCATAACAGGACGTTTTTCGTAAAGCACATAAAAACCGCGTTCGTAATGAAGTATCTTCACAACCTTTCGGTTCCGGGACATGAACATATATACATTGGACGCATCGCTCGGGTCAAGGGACATTTCTTCCCTTATACTCTCACACAGACGGAAAATGCCTTTCCGCAAATCAACATTACCGTTAAACAGGTAATAGTTAAGGTTAGCACTCAGTCCAAGCATATCATCCTATCATTTTATTAAGCAACAGGCTCAAATCAAGAACGGTGGTGTTTCTCAGGAACAGTGTTGCGCCAGACGCCAGCTGTAACTTGATCCATTTTATTGGTGGTTCACCTTCAGGATGTTTCACGTCCAACTTCACAGTTGGACTATTGCATGGTTTCCCGGTTATCTGGACTTTGGCAACCTTGGGCTGCTCAACCTGGACTGTCTTGCCTAACTTCTCACTCCACAACTGGTGACGCTGCCAGTTCATGAACTTGTCGTAATTTACACCATAATCAGCACAGAACTCTCGAAGATCTTTGGTCTCGCTGCATAACTGGTAGAGGTCATATACCTCCTGATAGTTTACTTTTTCTTTTGCCATAATCATTCTTGTTAAAGGTTACGGCGCAAAGATATGGCGGCTAACAACTTATGTCAAGGCGGAAAATAGAATGGTTACAATCGACATAATAAAAATTTAAGTTCTATCTATAATGTTATATTAAACAATCTCGCCAATTTACACAAAAACAAATCTTTTAAAGTGTACTTCATTGGGTATATTGTTTCCGGTAACGACATTTTTTCAATCACAGAGCTATATGAGTCTATTTTATTAACCTCATTTGCAATGAGATTGAACATATTGTATTTATCCAATACCAAATTTCTTGCTACAGAGACAGCTTCTTTAGATGCTGAAAAGAGATCCTGATCTATTATTTTTTTAATAGCGCTTATCGTTTTTTCATAGTCTCTTATATCAACTTTCAGCATACTATCCTGCTTAAAATAATCGCTAATATTTGGACAACCATAATATATAGGATAACAACCCGCTAAATAAGAATCTGCCAATTTTTCTGTCCAATAATCCATACATTGCCCATTTTCAATAGCCAGCACATATTTATATTTAGACATCACTTCCAATTTGTCATCAACAGGATTATAACCATTGCCATATACATCAATAAAATCAATATGATTCTTTAATATTTTATTAGCAAAATTTACTCTATCTCGATGTCCCTTAGTAAACTTTTTATTTGACGTTATGAAACATACTTTATCTAATCGAGATTCTTTCGCTTCATAGTGTTTAAAATCCTGATAGGACATAAATGTATCAGGATCATCTTTAAAGACATTAGCTCCTATTTTACAACCTGCCATCCAAGCAAGAGTAGGCATTAATCTTCGCATAAGGCCTTTGTTAATCATCTTAGGCTGGCATCCAAAAACATAACCAAATTGTTCTCGAAACGCTTTAGGATATCGTTTCACATACGGCGGCTCTCCCAAAAAGCACAATCTTTTTTCTTTTGGACACAATGTTGGTAATTCTTTTTCAAGTCCCCATACAACAAGATAATCATATTCTTTAGGTTCTTCAAAATAAAATTCACAATTTCCCCATATACACCGCTTAGAATCAGGGAATTGACGCCAAATAGGAATAGAAAATGGTCCAGGAATATAAATTTTTATCATAATAATATTATAACTGTTTCTTTTGCTTAAAAACAAATTAATTCTGAAAGTTTATTGTTATTGTTTCATTATTGTATAAATCATTTCTCACTTATATTCTCTATTTATCTTGCAATAAAAATATTTTACCATATTTTTCACATATTCCTTTTCTATCATTTCCATTACAAAGAACCAAACACAAAATATGAAAACTATTAAAACGATAATTATTGTAATACAAATACTTAATGTGCTATTCCCCAATAAAGAACGGACTAATACCCCTAAAGCAACGGAAAACAAAAACGTTATATATGGTCTTTTTACATATCCATTAAAAAATGTTCTGATATTTAATCGACATATTTTTCTTGCAAAATATACAGTTTTTAGTTCATATATTATTCCCCATACAAAGAATGAAACAACAATATATGCCATAGGAGAATACCCCATATAAAATAATAAGATTAATAGAAGCAAGGGAAACATGTTGATTAATGAACTGTAGAAGCTGTTTCCTTTTATTTTTCCTGTAGCACCAATACTTGTCTCTAAAGGAAGTAATAAGCACTCATTCAAAGTTCTAAGAATCCCAACTAATGTCATGAGGTAAGCCCACTGTGGTACATTTACTAACCACCATACTAACAATTTATCAAGACATACCAATGCAGGAGCAGCAAAAAGAGCGAATATCAAAAAAGAATATTTACAACTATACATTGAAACCTGAAGCATATTTTCTCTATTATTCTCCCCTTCAGATTTTACAATAACAGGATTAACAGCTTTAATCATATTATTCGAGAATGCTTGTAACTGAGATATCACTTGACTTGCTATTGATATTGCTGCATTAATGACTGCTCCAAAATAATGGTTCATTAATAAACCCGCACCATAATTTCCTACCATACTTGTAAACTG includes:
- a CDS encoding Coenzyme F420 hydrogenase/dehydrogenase, beta subunit C-terminal domain, coding for MENITEFCTGCRTCEQVCPKSCISMKFSSEGFLEPFIDLDQCVDCGLCQRRCPQNNLKVYPLSEKVFAVKSKNDKELYKSASGGAFAALARYFLEQNGVCVGASYYKGWNVGHKIIRSLDDLPSLQSSKYVQSDTLHTYSEVRCLLSQGIKVLYSGTPCQIAGLNSFLGNVDKSNLLTIDLICHGVPSIKLFKSYIQWLEHRYGEPIIDFNFRDKSSGWGLNVKIKTKTKTKTRSCVIDPYYYHFLKGDTYRECCYRCSYSRPERVGDVTIGDFWGIESILPDFFSKKGVSCLILNTPNVMALIPMFKSLFDMEEVSLNDVMKFQRNLVAPTPRPDMRDIIYKRLDEKDLESFFKTVLTYPLNVKSELIAILPEWMKKVLRKMLSAVMR
- the tnpC gene encoding IS66 family transposase, with the translated sequence MIDERAYELLCCQLGLANEEKAGLRKQNKELIARLESIEESNRENSKNLIDTINDLKDTIEKQSTTVEHYRKEMELMRKQLEAKDEVNRMLANEISNLRLQLEDSRKHRFGRTSEQRRLLNNRNLDKSALEQSEYDGSDRKDDNNKTDDNETGSNTSSGNIPAQNSKPSRRKETAPRAGKTKLKVDKVVVHEVDEYYTLPEGGRFMNRNGMPDVWEYRVIEHVRAYNVEHVYKVARVKLADGTFTSTMEHPLKNLGGIFSPELLARLLCLKYDFSMPENRQIRLLAREGIHISNTTLNSYIHNGIAKLREFMEDVFKEFVQRANYLMVDETTELVGVETKEGKAYRRKYLWAFFAKHIKMVYYHYNNGSRSSDAAKSFLEYFMGTISTDGYTVYRMFDGDDSKVLHIGCWTHCRRLWVDALPSDRTAMDIIDPIGEMFRNEDLFRMMKLSGEQIKERRLKLTGPILERIHHKVVIMMQDAKIMANELMRKAVNYTINQWKSLRNILKDGSAEISNNLCEQRMKPVKLLLKNCMNVGSEDAAENSAFTFSLIESCKLNGIDPQNYLKHLFECILHGKDCDKKALLPCFYKPEC
- a CDS encoding alpha-1,2-fucosyltransferase, with translation MKIVLFTPGLGNQMFQYLFYLYLRDNYPNQNIYGYYNRNILNKHNGLEVDKVFDIQLPPHTVISDASAFFIRALGGLGLKYFIGKDQLSPWKVYFDGYWQNKEYFQNNVDKMRFREGFLNKKNDDILSLIRNTNSVSVHVRRGDYCDSCRKDLFLQSCTPQYYESAISVMKEKFQKPVFFVFSDDIPWVKVNLNIPNAYYIDWNKKENSYLDMYLMSLCTASIIANSTFSFWGAMLGNKKELVIKPKKWIGDEIPEIFPPSWLSL
- the tnpB gene encoding IS66 family insertion sequence element accessory protein TnpB (TnpB, as the term is used for proteins encoded by IS66 family insertion elements, is considered an accessory protein, since TnpC, encoded by a neighboring gene, is a DDE family transposase.) gives rise to the protein MLGLSANLNYYLFNGNVDLRKGIFRLCESIREEMSLDPSDASNVYMFMSRNRKVVKILHYERGFYVLYEKRPVMGKFKKPVFDEVSRCYRIQWSDMAYLTESIVVDKMYVSPKG
- a CDS encoding glycosyltransferase family 10 domain-containing protein — encoded protein: MIKIYIPGPFSIPIWRQFPDSKRCIWGNCEFYFEEPKEYDYLVVWGLEKELPTLCPKEKRLCFLGEPPYVKRYPKAFREQFGYVFGCQPKMINKGLMRRLMPTLAWMAGCKIGANVFKDDPDTFMSYQDFKHYEAKESRLDKVCFITSNKKFTKGHRDRVNFANKILKNHIDFIDVYGNGYNPVDDKLEVMSKYKYVLAIENGQCMDYWTEKLADSYLAGCYPIYYGCPNISDYFKQDSMLKVDIRDYEKTISAIKKIIDQDLFSASKEAVSVARNLVLDKYNMFNLIANEVNKIDSYSSVIEKMSLPETIYPMKYTLKDLFLCKLARLFNITL
- a CDS encoding glycosyltransferase family 2 protein, with translation MNPLVSIGVPIYNVESYIERCARSLFEQTYVHIEYIFIDDNSPDDSIGILKATLEDYPARMQQVKIVRQPVNVGSSAVRNKAVSMMSGEFVMWVDSDDFVELDMVEKLVSAQRQNDADIVTCNTIVHLPKGKFSTMFSPIYNTPKEMTLQLLRKKVPVSVWARLIRLCLYIDNDVQSLEGINNAEDYQQMPRLTFYAQKVCSINDALYHYNCTNNNSYTATYSPKLAEQVMISVNLLEQFFQDKGIEYVDALNFSKAEIYARDLVKCCRLGYKEYYYFTRGMVEKMDRKYFVSLPLPFRILLKLPNYYIALIYVKLASMFKKQ
- a CDS encoding O-antigen ligase family protein encodes the protein MESSIGIIFKAFILSVAFKILCSSPRFKGLLFFTVIYIPAFLLLVILNTDSQIVPTINHLLKFVNVVFIYYAAVVVFKSESIQEKDIQVIFYINSIVLLLNIYSGLLGVGYYAYGEGWGCKGFMYAHNEMSGMQAVLYGVSYYFIYNRYVTKKIILLVVNLLFLIAALLVTTKAGILLVLTSLILVPFVHMKYGIFRSFLKMSKIKLIVLLSIICVVSYCGYALLEYSGAIDRWTYFFDKDGVNAIYSSRDTFWEEERVEWEEGNIVVKLFGMGGARTVEMDQADTLLNYGIVGLIIVYSFYFSLIVKAFRYREKSQYAKFVFGMDIFILAASCFAGHLLFSGLMGIPFALMNALIFSPKMQAASNMENRYCNCRN
- a CDS encoding polysaccharide pyruvyl transferase family protein, with translation MSIQKRISILTLHDVPNYGSVLQTFATQEIFKRLGLITNIIDYRRLSSVSLWKRVQMATRNDSLAKKAIKSILYFFYLWRQDKVFGQFRNDNISSRGPVLNCEDDFDKLQIDADIYCTGSDQTWNSGWYGRILKSYFLTFCPDNIKKISYAASFGKTSLEDSEKEEIRKYLLRYAAISLREESGVKIIEELGISGSVHVLDPTLQLDAAFWHRYIRKPSEEHYVLVYQLNKHPWFNDFAESFARQKGLKLIRFGANVHQIFKSGKLLFLPEPFDFPSYIAFADYVITDSFHATAFSLNLNTTPICIYPDRFSGRIEDLLKLTNLERLHVINSEDWRVMGNDPINWEEVNAIFARYRRIGDDFLYRAIE